Proteins from a single region of Fibrobacter sp. UWB5:
- the feoB gene encoding Fe(2+) transporter permease subunit FeoB, translated as MPIEKEVFTIAIAGNPNCGKTALFNSLTGSNQIVGNWPGVTVEKKEGQFKLDNHTIRVVDLPGIYALFANSEDERAALDYLLKGEADLVVNILDATNLERNLFLTSQLMEKGVPMVLAVNMMDIAASRGIHVDLHKLEEILGVTAIGLTAVSPKSCEGFVNDLHKLLHNSRELPLPKAVKHSEVLEKLIEEIAVPLKPVADKLGASPRWTAVQYLEHSGRVLELADELGVEIPHDKIEEDLGEEVEFALADSRYSYARDIAKAVIRDNTTKRTRTDKLDKLFLNRILGIPLFLVAMYLVFWFAVKVGSAFIDFFDILFGGIFVDGMTELLTKVGAPGVVVALLANGIGTGIQTVSTFIPVIFFMFLCLSFLEDSGYMSRAAFVADRFMRFLGLPGKAFVPMIVGFGCSVPALMGTRTLENKRERFLTLFLVPFMSCGARLPVYALFGAAFFGESAGTLVFGIYLTGIVIALIYGLLLRHTVFMGKESTFIMELPPYHLPKARNLFRHAWLRLKEFVFRAGKVVLIMVTVLGFMGSVGTDGSFGNDNNEKSVLSAVGTVITPVFEPFGVERDNWPASVALFTGLFAKEAIVGTLNSLYAIEGTGDAAGEVGATEAAAEPAADDGFSLKSTVKEALVSIPANLVEVFTSIANPLGVKDAIDESESAGNEGAYKTMQAHFNLGRFQVLAYLLFILLYVPCLAAMGTAFRELGRFYGTLMMVLQTVIGWSLSVLFFQVTCGHSTAWIFTSVALLAGVVVSLVFIGRDQRKKKVFE; from the coding sequence ATGCCTATCGAGAAAGAAGTTTTCACGATTGCGATTGCGGGCAACCCGAACTGCGGAAAGACGGCGCTCTTTAACTCGCTTACCGGCTCGAACCAGATTGTGGGCAACTGGCCTGGCGTGACTGTCGAAAAGAAGGAAGGCCAGTTTAAGCTCGACAACCACACGATTCGCGTGGTGGACTTGCCGGGTATTTACGCACTGTTTGCAAACTCCGAAGACGAGCGTGCCGCCCTCGATTACCTGCTCAAGGGCGAGGCGGACTTGGTCGTGAACATCTTGGATGCGACGAACCTGGAGCGCAACCTGTTCCTCACGAGCCAGCTGATGGAAAAGGGCGTGCCGATGGTCTTGGCGGTGAACATGATGGACATCGCGGCGAGTCGCGGCATCCATGTGGATCTGCACAAGCTCGAAGAAATCCTCGGCGTGACGGCGATTGGCCTCACGGCGGTTTCGCCCAAGAGCTGCGAAGGATTCGTGAACGACTTGCACAAGCTGCTGCACAATAGCCGCGAACTCCCGCTCCCGAAGGCGGTCAAGCATTCCGAAGTCCTGGAAAAACTGATTGAAGAAATTGCGGTGCCGCTCAAGCCCGTAGCCGACAAACTTGGCGCAAGCCCGCGCTGGACGGCGGTGCAGTACCTGGAGCATAGCGGGCGAGTGCTGGAACTTGCCGACGAGCTCGGTGTCGAAATCCCGCACGACAAGATTGAAGAAGACTTGGGCGAAGAGGTGGAATTTGCGCTGGCTGATTCCCGTTACTCCTATGCCCGCGATATCGCGAAGGCGGTCATCCGCGACAATACTACCAAGCGCACGCGGACCGACAAACTCGACAAACTGTTCCTGAACCGCATTCTGGGAATTCCGCTTTTCCTCGTTGCCATGTATCTGGTGTTCTGGTTTGCGGTGAAGGTCGGCAGCGCGTTTATCGATTTCTTCGACATCCTGTTCGGTGGAATTTTCGTGGACGGCATGACGGAACTCCTGACGAAGGTTGGCGCGCCAGGCGTTGTCGTGGCGCTGTTGGCGAACGGCATCGGTACGGGTATCCAGACGGTATCGACGTTCATTCCGGTCATTTTCTTCATGTTCCTTTGCCTTTCGTTCCTCGAAGATTCCGGCTACATGTCGCGTGCGGCATTCGTGGCGGATCGCTTTATGCGGTTCCTCGGGCTCCCGGGCAAGGCCTTTGTGCCGATGATCGTGGGCTTTGGCTGCTCGGTGCCGGCGCTCATGGGCACGCGTACGCTCGAAAACAAGCGCGAAAGGTTCCTTACGTTGTTTCTGGTGCCGTTTATGAGCTGCGGCGCGCGCCTCCCGGTGTATGCGCTGTTTGGCGCGGCGTTCTTCGGCGAAAGCGCAGGGACGCTCGTGTTCGGAATTTACTTGACGGGCATTGTGATTGCGTTGATTTACGGCCTGCTTTTGCGCCATACGGTTTTCATGGGCAAGGAATCGACGTTTATCATGGAACTGCCGCCTTACCATTTGCCCAAGGCGCGTAACCTTTTCCGCCATGCATGGCTCCGCCTCAAGGAATTCGTTTTCCGCGCGGGCAAGGTCGTGCTCATCATGGTGACGGTGCTCGGCTTTATGGGTTCCGTCGGTACTGACGGAAGTTTCGGCAACGACAACAACGAAAAGTCGGTGCTGAGCGCCGTGGGTACGGTGATTACGCCCGTGTTCGAACCCTTCGGTGTTGAACGCGACAATTGGCCCGCTTCGGTGGCGCTCTTTACGGGACTTTTCGCGAAGGAAGCGATTGTCGGTACGCTCAACTCGCTGTACGCCATCGAGGGCACGGGTGATGCGGCGGGGGAGGTCGGCGCGACTGAGGCTGCTGCAGAGCCCGCTGCAGATGATGGCTTTAGCCTCAAATCCACTGTAAAAGAAGCTCTGGTGAGCATCCCGGCGAACTTAGTGGAAGTCTTTACCTCCATTGCGAACCCGCTGGGCGTCAAGGACGCGATTGATGAATCCGAAAGTGCCGGGAACGAAGGAGCGTACAAGACGATGCAGGCGCATTTCAACCTCGGTCGCTTCCAGGTGCTGGCCTACCTGCTGTTTATATTGCTCTATGTGCCGTGCCTTGCCGCCATGGGAACCGCCTTCCGCGAACTCGGACGCTTTTACGGAACGCTCATGATGGTGCTCCAGACGGTCATCGGCTGGAGTCTCTCGGTGCTGTTCTTCCAGGTGACCTGCGGGCATTCTACCGCATGGATTTTCACCTCGGTGGCACTGCTTGCCGGTGTGGTTGTGAGCCTCGTGTTTATCGGTCGTGACCAACGCAAGAAGAAAGTGTTCGAATAA
- a CDS encoding FeoA family protein — protein MNNEPKFSELKKGDKAEIIGYNTGDSQYKSKLLSMGLVRGVVLQVLQVAPLGDPVEVSVLSYRLSLRKQEANVLKLRRV, from the coding sequence ATGAATAACGAACCGAAGTTTTCGGAACTAAAAAAAGGCGACAAGGCCGAAATTATTGGATACAACACGGGTGATTCTCAGTACAAGTCCAAACTTTTGTCGATGGGGCTTGTGCGCGGTGTGGTATTGCAGGTTTTGCAGGTGGCACCGCTCGGCGACCCGGTCGAGGTGAGCGTGCTTTCGTACAGGCTTTCGCTCCGCAAGCAAGAAGCCAACGTGCTCAAGTTGAGGAGAGTCTGA
- a CDS encoding metal-dependent transcriptional regulator, which yields MEQVKLSQSLEDYLEMVHMLRLANGIARVRDIAAALKVKMPSVAKAVIELKKLGLVTQEPYSGIELTSEGALVASQILNRHILLKSFLIKLGISEAIADKDACCMEHILSAETLERIEDFVNSPSTGATAKKSKTAAKSTKK from the coding sequence ATGGAACAAGTAAAGTTAAGTCAGAGCCTTGAAGACTACTTGGAAATGGTGCACATGCTGCGCCTTGCGAACGGGATTGCCCGTGTCCGAGACATTGCGGCGGCGCTCAAGGTCAAGATGCCGTCGGTTGCCAAGGCGGTAATCGAACTCAAGAAGCTGGGCCTTGTGACGCAGGAGCCGTACAGCGGTATCGAACTCACCTCGGAAGGCGCGCTCGTGGCGTCCCAGATTCTGAACCGTCACATTCTGCTGAAGAGTTTCTTGATCAAGCTCGGTATCTCCGAGGCGATTGCTGACAAGGACGCCTGCTGCATGGAACACATTCTTTCGGCGGAAACTCTCGAGAGGATCGAGGATTTTGTGAATTCCCCTAGTACGGGTGCGACGGCAAAAAAGTCGAAGACTGCCGCTAAATCTACGAAAAAGTAA
- a CDS encoding helix-turn-helix transcriptional regulator encodes MKKNQVIDFMSSLEKEDEGLDLYSKTYEALSAFLTDFDFLKDSLGLTQQDVADKMGTTQSAISRIASLKTNPSYKQLLKMSEAVGGELHITPMKSMIVQVPYDLQETVRKLAAEAGSSPNDFLTRTLRNAIELERANYMNKALALNCVGERKVAYRAKKKNSQG; translated from the coding sequence ATGAAAAAGAATCAAGTTATCGACTTTATGTCTTCGCTCGAAAAAGAAGACGAAGGTTTGGATTTGTACTCCAAGACATACGAGGCGCTGTCGGCCTTCCTGACGGATTTTGATTTCCTGAAAGATTCCTTGGGGCTCACGCAGCAAGATGTCGCCGACAAGATGGGCACGACGCAAAGCGCTATCTCGCGTATTGCATCCTTGAAAACGAATCCTTCGTACAAGCAGTTGCTGAAGATGTCGGAGGCCGTCGGCGGCGAACTGCACATAACTCCGATGAAGAGCATGATTGTCCAGGTTCCTTACGACTTGCAAGAAACAGTACGAAAGTTGGCGGCCGAAGCTGGCTCAAGTCCTAACGATTTTCTTACAAGGACTCTGCGCAACGCAATAGAACTAGAACGCGCGAACTACATGAACAAAGCGCTTGCCTTGAACTGCGTTGGCGAACGCAAGGTCGCATACAGGGCAAAAAAGAAGAACTCGCAGGGGTAA
- a CDS encoding LlaJI family restriction endonuclease encodes MTALAQHIAEPAQKAFTFFADFCVYDAWYSSDEKKDKSFVGIRIEDNQPKIYFPMGYRASKPSEDICKRDFYQLIAVLNDKSLQSYFSEEDLRKSQLDFPFYAYLSVLRYYLDFGYFVESETIYKKGFSGKISWPRTIKRIKPQVVKDEEGHDQVVYLNLITRKTSYREDNLITLVHKFCVKESARLIGSLYGILENEVEESELLFDYELFAEVIQDKIAATFNDKHLELFHAMLKMVRYLGNEENRGEDGSENEPLFGVNTFAPVWEAMVDRIFGKLPQGVAKDKFNPHLRWNDGRRDEKLDESEEEIVLNDPKRSTLRPDTIMVVGEGVYILDSKYYKYGLTGFNSHLPGAESVCKQIAYAEYVEKMEENPSTSLHFAQDDTLSIYNAFIMPYCAEAEGTLASSAIFQMKRAGYIYGDWKDCKRPYHKIHCILLDMKSVMRNYANNPAAQSELAGLIKN; translated from the coding sequence ATGACAGCTCTTGCTCAACATATCGCAGAACCTGCACAAAAGGCTTTCACGTTTTTTGCGGATTTTTGCGTGTATGATGCCTGGTATTCAAGTGACGAAAAGAAGGACAAATCGTTTGTCGGGATAAGGATTGAAGACAATCAACCTAAGATCTATTTCCCGATGGGGTATCGTGCGTCTAAGCCTTCTGAAGATATTTGCAAGCGGGATTTCTACCAACTTATTGCTGTATTGAACGATAAATCCCTGCAAAGCTATTTCTCCGAAGAAGACTTGAGAAAATCCCAACTGGATTTCCCGTTCTACGCGTATCTTTCGGTATTGCGGTACTATCTCGATTTCGGCTACTTTGTGGAATCCGAAACGATTTACAAGAAGGGTTTCTCCGGCAAAATCAGCTGGCCGCGAACAATTAAAAGAATTAAGCCGCAGGTCGTCAAAGACGAAGAAGGTCACGATCAGGTTGTATATCTGAACTTGATTACGCGCAAGACGAGTTACCGTGAAGACAACTTGATTACGCTCGTCCACAAGTTTTGCGTTAAAGAATCTGCTCGGCTGATTGGTTCGCTATACGGCATTTTAGAAAATGAAGTCGAAGAATCGGAACTTTTGTTTGATTACGAATTGTTTGCAGAAGTAATTCAGGATAAAATTGCGGCAACATTCAATGACAAACATTTGGAACTTTTCCATGCCATGCTAAAGATGGTCCGTTATTTGGGAAACGAGGAAAATCGTGGCGAAGATGGTAGTGAAAACGAGCCGTTGTTTGGCGTAAACACCTTCGCCCCTGTGTGGGAAGCGATGGTTGATAGAATTTTCGGGAAGTTGCCGCAGGGAGTTGCCAAGGATAAATTCAATCCGCATTTACGGTGGAATGACGGACGCCGCGATGAAAAACTTGATGAATCCGAAGAGGAAATAGTTCTGAACGACCCGAAACGTTCCACACTCCGACCAGATACGATAATGGTTGTGGGGGAGGGTGTGTATATCCTTGATTCAAAGTACTACAAATACGGCTTGACTGGTTTCAATTCGCATTTGCCGGGGGCCGAATCCGTGTGTAAGCAGATAGCTTATGCGGAATATGTGGAAAAGATGGAGGAAAATCCTTCGACTTCGTTACACTTCGCTCAGGATGACACTTTAAGCATTTACAACGCCTTCATTATGCCATATTGCGCGGAAGCTGAAGGCACTTTGGCGAGCTCTGCGATCTTCCAAATGAAGCGCGCTGGCTACATTTACGGCGATTGGAAAGACTGCAAAAGGCCTTACCACAAAATCCACTGCATCCTCCTCGATATGAAATCCGTCATGCGGAATTACGCGAACAATCCCGCGGCACAAAGTGAACTAGCAGGATTGATTAAGAATTAG
- a CDS encoding AAA family ATPase yields MRLDQGSLIFTPKNGECPSWETSLGQSHEGNGNLPPYHFKAEGYENLLKGMFFNSIPLAEVSCILGKQKFFVTASESYKSSQNQEIQLASRFDTIIVRCGNEVKTFRDIPIILLFTKIQDENKFHFGRRSIKYSPHTSFGLSTKNSDSFERIQKHFNTRLTCYGLFVEHFDTLNFYCVDADANYDKEQWKNLKLPETEWTDWASWEIKEREKYDFQKYLEFPIFDESFVHGLNNEQIIQKMATILRQEWVENGYPGVHYFGFKYSKVLKQIKASPAEIIKWANEHNTDNRIPTTYNGEISKTIKVFECAEKDNEVNIVCHDASAVKEISTNQIETNSSVSENIQPTLPLPDFIPSQTIYYGVPGCGKSYEVNKVINAELDKYGVTDKEYHKVRCVFHPEYCNADFVGQIYPYVKPDNGGVEYRFKPGPFAEIVRRAYRNPAEPFFLVIEEINRGNAAAIFGEMFQLLDRIRPEDGPEELSGNIYNTGWSSYGVTNIDVNAYIRQKSTDNPEKIEYDDSVPYGNEIKFINNTAVRLPPNLSIYATMNTNDQNVFTMDNAFQRRFKSKMIRNVLDENSAQYKTEIDDTGVCWGDFREWINEKILLPQTAILKADDKCLGGWFITGEKINGVDKIKKEDFAEKVLKYLWDDVFKRNKSGEIFVKDDKVNSLSDLIDAFETSVGFESFEKIFKMNDVDKAKLQKQANT; encoded by the coding sequence ATGAGACTTGATCAGGGATCATTGATTTTCACACCTAAAAATGGAGAATGCCCTTCGTGGGAAACTTCTCTTGGTCAGTCACACGAAGGTAATGGAAATCTGCCACCATATCATTTTAAGGCGGAAGGATATGAGAACCTTCTAAAGGGAATGTTTTTTAATTCCATTCCATTGGCAGAGGTGTCATGTATTTTGGGAAAACAAAAATTTTTTGTAACGGCGAGCGAATCTTATAAGAGTTCGCAAAATCAAGAAATACAGCTGGCAAGTAGGTTTGACACGATTATTGTGCGTTGTGGAAATGAAGTAAAAACATTTCGTGACATACCAATCATACTTTTGTTTACAAAAATTCAGGACGAGAATAAGTTTCATTTTGGAAGACGTTCCATAAAGTATTCACCTCATACAAGTTTTGGACTATCAACCAAAAATTCAGATTCTTTTGAACGAATTCAGAAACATTTTAACACAAGGCTTACATGTTATGGTCTTTTTGTAGAGCATTTTGATACCCTAAATTTCTATTGTGTAGATGCAGATGCTAATTATGATAAAGAGCAGTGGAAAAACCTCAAGTTGCCAGAAACTGAATGGACTGATTGGGCTTCGTGGGAAATCAAAGAGCGAGAAAAATACGATTTTCAGAAATATTTGGAATTTCCAATTTTTGACGAATCATTTGTTCATGGATTAAATAACGAGCAAATAATTCAGAAAATGGCAACAATTTTACGTCAAGAATGGGTGGAAAATGGATACCCTGGAGTGCATTATTTTGGATTTAAATACTCAAAAGTACTTAAGCAAATCAAAGCCTCTCCCGCAGAAATCATAAAATGGGCTAATGAGCATAATACAGATAATCGCATTCCAACAACATATAATGGCGAAATTTCTAAAACGATAAAGGTTTTTGAGTGTGCCGAGAAAGATAATGAAGTCAACATTGTTTGTCATGACGCAAGTGCTGTAAAAGAAATTTCAACAAATCAAATTGAAACCAATTCTAGTGTATCAGAAAATATTCAGCCGACTTTGCCACTTCCTGATTTCATCCCCTCTCAAACCATCTACTACGGTGTTCCGGGGTGCGGCAAGAGCTACGAAGTGAACAAGGTCATCAACGCCGAATTGGATAAATACGGCGTCACGGACAAGGAATATCATAAGGTTCGTTGCGTATTCCACCCGGAATACTGCAATGCGGATTTCGTGGGGCAGATTTATCCTTACGTGAAGCCGGACAACGGCGGTGTCGAATATCGCTTTAAACCGGGTCCGTTTGCGGAAATCGTGCGCAGGGCCTATCGCAATCCCGCGGAGCCGTTCTTCTTGGTTATCGAGGAAATCAACCGCGGCAATGCGGCCGCTATTTTTGGGGAAATGTTCCAGTTACTGGACCGTATACGCCCGGAAGATGGCCCTGAAGAACTTTCGGGGAACATCTACAATACGGGTTGGAGTTCTTACGGAGTTACAAACATTGATGTGAACGCGTATATTCGTCAGAAGAGTACGGATAATCCGGAAAAGATTGAATACGACGATTCCGTCCCATACGGTAACGAAATAAAGTTTATCAACAATACTGCTGTGCGCTTGCCGCCGAATCTTTCTATTTACGCGACGATGAATACAAATGACCAGAACGTGTTCACGATGGATAATGCGTTCCAGCGTCGCTTCAAGTCAAAGATGATTCGGAATGTCTTGGACGAAAATTCCGCCCAATATAAAACGGAGATTGACGACACCGGCGTTTGCTGGGGCGATTTCCGTGAATGGATAAACGAGAAGATTCTCTTGCCACAGACGGCTATTTTGAAGGCTGACGACAAGTGTCTGGGCGGTTGGTTTATCACCGGTGAAAAGATTAACGGTGTAGATAAAATCAAGAAAGAAGACTTCGCGGAAAAGGTTCTCAAATATCTGTGGGACGACGTTTTCAAGCGCAATAAGTCTGGCGAGATTTTCGTCAAGGACGACAAAGTCAACTCGCTTTCGGATTTGATAGACGCTTTTGAAACGTCTGTCGGATTTGAGTCCTTTGAAAAGATTTTCAAGATGAATGACGTTGATAAGGCAAAGTTGCAAAAGCAGGCGAATACCTAA
- a CDS encoding DNA cytosine methyltransferase, with translation MAQTRQKKNVIRVFEGFAGYGGASFGLKRAKKALTNFDYTVVGYSEFDKYASKLFDANHRDEKGNPIKNWGDITQIDPNELPDFDLFTGGFPCQPFSSAGMQMGTEDPYGRGAMLGHIIRICRVKKPKYILLENVKGFTSGKFKPVHDQLVKDLIEMGYGTTEENTLAKVVLNSKDYGVPQNRERLWMFARLGGLPENFNLKPDKIQSKVKMADFLDDAPDKTLYLSDEQIAHLKVKHNIDSFVVKTPLCFDVYNKKIKTDGYSITITQPEHNSLRVIEPPKKTGKNKGKEIVRKMSVHEQFRLMGFDISRDKKKCEINFDGQSYSQLSKRAGNGWDVNVVGILIAHIWRQL, from the coding sequence ATGGCCCAGACTCGACAGAAGAAGAATGTAATCAGGGTTTTTGAAGGCTTTGCTGGTTATGGCGGAGCATCCTTTGGATTGAAAAGAGCAAAAAAAGCTTTGACGAATTTTGATTACACTGTTGTTGGTTATTCAGAGTTCGATAAATACGCTTCAAAACTCTTTGACGCAAATCATCGAGACGAGAAAGGAAATCCTATAAAGAATTGGGGCGACATCACACAGATTGACCCTAATGAATTGCCTGATTTTGATTTGTTTACAGGCGGTTTTCCTTGCCAGCCATTCTCTTCCGCAGGAATGCAAATGGGGACAGAAGATCCCTATGGTCGAGGAGCAATGCTTGGACACATCATTCGAATATGTCGAGTAAAAAAGCCGAAGTATATCCTTTTGGAGAATGTTAAAGGTTTTACTTCTGGAAAATTTAAGCCCGTCCATGATCAACTTGTAAAAGACCTGATTGAAATGGGATATGGTACGACAGAGGAAAACACTTTAGCGAAAGTTGTTCTGAACTCGAAGGATTATGGGGTTCCGCAAAATAGAGAGCGCCTTTGGATGTTCGCTCGATTAGGTGGATTACCGGAAAACTTCAATCTTAAACCAGACAAAATTCAAAGCAAGGTGAAAATGGCAGATTTTTTAGATGATGCCCCTGACAAGACACTTTATTTGTCTGATGAACAAATTGCTCACTTGAAGGTTAAGCACAACATTGATTCTTTCGTTGTGAAAACGCCATTATGTTTTGACGTATATAACAAGAAGATTAAGACAGATGGATACAGCATAACGATTACACAACCAGAACATAATAGTCTTCGTGTTATCGAACCTCCTAAGAAAACTGGAAAAAACAAGGGCAAAGAAATCGTTAGGAAAATGTCTGTTCATGAGCAATTCCGTTTAATGGGGTTTGACATATCTCGCGATAAAAAGAAATGCGAAATCAACTTTGACGGACAATCGTATTCGCAGTTGTCTAAAAGAGCAGGCAACGGCTGGGATGTGAATGTCGTCGGAATTTTGATCGCTCACATTTGGAGGCAATTATGA
- a CDS encoding class I SAM-dependent methyltransferase yields the protein MNIWNFFAPVYEFSMRTQKNIYDYLYARIGEVAKGKIVLELATGPGMIARHIAPAAKSVVATDFAPKMIETALKAKNPDNLSFEVADATSLRFEDNFFDVVVIANALHIIPNPEKALEEIRRVLKDGGLLIAPNFFFREGGKKNLWQKFLSLVGIRFAHEWTEKEYKAFLESNGWKIKMDRVIKGRIDLIYVECA from the coding sequence ATGAATATTTGGAATTTCTTCGCACCGGTTTATGAATTTTCGATGCGCACGCAGAAGAATATCTACGATTATCTGTATGCGCGTATCGGCGAAGTTGCCAAGGGCAAGATTGTGCTTGAACTTGCAACTGGTCCCGGGATGATTGCGCGGCATATTGCGCCTGCCGCAAAGTCCGTGGTGGCAACGGATTTTGCGCCGAAGATGATTGAAACCGCACTCAAGGCGAAGAATCCAGATAACTTGAGTTTCGAAGTGGCTGATGCGACGTCGTTACGATTTGAGGATAATTTCTTTGACGTTGTAGTCATCGCGAATGCGCTCCATATTATTCCGAATCCTGAAAAGGCGCTTGAAGAAATTCGCCGAGTCTTAAAGGATGGCGGCTTGCTGATTGCCCCGAACTTCTTTTTCCGCGAAGGCGGCAAGAAGAACCTGTGGCAAAAATTCCTGAGCCTCGTGGGCATCCGCTTTGCCCACGAATGGACCGAAAAGGAATACAAGGCCTTCTTGGAATCGAACGGCTGGAAAATCAAAATGGACCGCGTTATCAAGGGCCGAATCGATTTGATTTATGTAGAGTGCGCGTGA